Part of the Paracoccus sp. MC1862 genome, GCGTCCAGCGCCATCCACATTGGCATGATATGCCCTCCGCAGAGCGCGAAGACCCGTTCAACCCCGCGCGCCTTCAGCGTCCGTGCGACCAGCACTGCGACTGTGACCTGCGTCATCTCCTTGCATCTCCTCCCAAAAGGCGACCCCTGCGGTGCTGGCGGCACCGTGCCGCTGCCTTCATGAATGCCGCGGCCCGCATGGGACCGCCTGCGAATCAACGCTCTCTCCTAAAGTGTAATTCAGAATTCTGAATTCAGAATTTCTGGCTAGGCCGGCTTTGTCAATCATCAACCTGCCCCGTCATGCAGCCGCCGTCCGTTCCGTCAGCCGGTCGCGCAGCAGCCGGTGCTGGATCTTGCCGGTGGCGGTGCGCGGTATCTCGTCGTCGGATACGAAGCTGACGCTGCGGGGTAGCTTGAAGCGGGCGATGCGGTCCTCGCACCAGCCGATCAACTCGCGTTCCGAGATGCCCACGCCGTCATGCAGGACGACCACGGCATGGACCCGCTCGCCCCATTTCTCGTCCGGCAGGCCGATCACCGCCACGTCGCGGACGGCGGGGCAGGCACCCAGCGCCGCCTCGATCTCGGACGGATAGATGTTCTCGCCGCCCGAGATGATCATGTTCTTCTTGCGGTCGATTAGGCGGATGAAGCCCTGCTCGTCCCGCAGGGCCATGTCGCCCACGGTGCAATAGTCGCCCCGGAAGGCCTCGGCGGTCTTGCCAGGCTGGTTCCAGTAGCCGTCGAAGGTATAGGGTGTCGAGGAATAAAGCTCGCCCGCCATGCCGTCCGGCACCTCGTTGCCGTCGTCGTCCAGCAGACGGACCGGGGCCGAGCCGATGCATTCGCGGCCCACGGTGCCTAGGTTGGTGAATTGCTCGTCGGGGTGCAGCATCGTGACCCAGCCCGCCTCGGACGATCCGTAAAGCTCGAACAGACCCGAGTTCGGGAACATCTCCATCACCGCGCGCTTGGTGTCGGCGCGGGCGGGGGCGGATGAGATCATCATCTTCCGCATCGCGCCAAGGTCGCGGTTGCGGCCCGATGTCTGCGCGGCCAGCATCATGATGTAGTGGGTCGGAACCAACGAGGTGAAGGTGGACCCGATCTTCTCCATCACCGACAGCGCGTGCTCGGGGTCGAAGCTGGGGCGCGAATAGATCGTGTTGACCCCCCCGCAATGGGCGAAGGAGCAGAAAAAGTTCAGCGAATTCGCATGGCACATCGGCATGACCAGCAGCGCGTCGTCGTTGCGGCCGATGGACAGCTCAACCTGCGTCACAAGCGACACCAGCGTCATGCCGCGATGGCTGCGGATCACCCCCTTGGGCTTGCCGGTGGTGCCTGAGGTATACATCAGCGCCCAAGGGTCGCTGTCGGCCACAGCCACCGCAGGCGCGCTGTCCGAGGCGCGGGCGATCAGGTCCTCGTAGGACTGCCAGCCCGCAGGCGGCGCCTCGGTGCCGAAATGGATGAAACGGTTTGTGGGGATCGGCAGGTCGGATCGCACTTCCTCGATCATCCCGTAAAGCGAGTCCTCGGCCACCACGCAGGCGGCGCCCGCGTCCTCGATGATGAAGCGTATCTCGATAGGGGCGAGGCGGAAGTTTATCGGCACTGCGATCAGCCCGGCCTTGGCGCAGGCGGCATAGATCTCCGCCCATTCTAGGCGGTTGTAGGCGAGAACTGCCACCCGATCGCCCTTGACTAGTCCGAGTCCCGTCAGCGCATTGGCCAGCCTGCGGGCGCGGGCGTTCCACTGCCCGAAGGTCAGCGCACGTTCCAGGTCGCGAGCGCCCAAGCGGTCGGGCGCCATGCGGGCCTGCGCGTCGAGCAGGCCGCCCAAAGTCAGCAACTGCCTCATATCTCCTCCTTGCCCCCTGATGGGGGCTTCCTTCGGTTCGCGCCGCAGATGAAATGCGGCTTCTGCTATCCTGATTGCGCAGGTGATCCGCACTTGCCCGTCGGGGCGGGAGCCGGGTTCAGTTGGGCCAGCAACTCAGCCCATTCGGTGATCGCCTGCGGGGTCAGTTCTTTCGTCGCGGCCGGGTTGACTCGCACGGCATAGAGCGGCTGGCGCAATTGACCATCGCTCGGATTGAAGACGGTGTCCTTGCCGATGGAGGGCCTCTGCACAGGATCGGAGAGCCAGGCGGCAAGGTCGGTCCCGCTCGTGCTGCCGGTAGCCTCGGTCGCCTCGGCTACCAGTCGCAGGGCCGTCTGTGCCGCCCAGGCCGAGGGGTCCATCGGGATCCGCCAGCGGGCGAGGAAGTCGGCGTTGAGGGCGGCGGCCTCGGCCGTGTCGAGCCGTGCTTCCCACAGGGCGAGACGAGGTGCTCCACCCACGTTGGGCGCAAGCTGGCGGCAACGGTTGTAGAACTCGCGCGTCTGAGTCGCGGCCCAGGGAAAGCCGGTGATCGGCACGGTTGCGCCCTCTCCCTCGGCAGTGGCAAGCAGGTTCAGTTGCACCAGCCAGTCGGTCAGCAGCAGCACCGCCTCGGCGCCACTGTCCTGCAGATCCGACAACGCCGAGCGGAACAGGGTGGAGTCCCGGCTGACAATGCTGGTGCCCGTGACCTCCGCCCCCGCGCGGCGCAGATCCGCTTGCGCCTGCGCCAGCAGGTCCACATGGGCGGAGTCATCCTGGTGGATCAAATGCCAGCGGTTCCTGCCTTGGCCGCGGTAAAGCTCCGATAGCGCCGACAGATAGGTGCTGGCAGGTGCCTCGAGATGCAGGGTGCGCCCGCCGCAGAACTCAGCTCGCAGCCCATCCGCAGGCGCGGCGATGTTGATAAACAGGGCGCCCGCATCCCGCGCGACCGCGCCGATGGCGCGCGCATCCTTGGCCGAAAAGCCGCCGATCAGCACCGTCGCGCGGTCGCGCTCGACCAGCCGCTCAGCCGCGCGGCGGGCCGAGGCCGCTTCAGGCGCGTTGGCCAGCAGCAGGCGGTGCGGCTCGGTACCCATGGGCGTTGCGCGCTCGAGATCGTCGCTGGTGATCAGCAGGCCCTTGCGGGCGGCTTCGGCCGGGAAGGACAGATTGACGCCGACCAGCGGCAGGCCGCGCCCGGCCAAGGGCAGGATCGCGCCCACCCGCAGTGCGGGGCGGGTCGCCCGGGCCAGCGCCGGCGCGGCGACTCCTGCCGCCAGCGCGGCCATCAGGGCCTGCCGCCGGGTCAGGAGAGGGACGCGCATCACTCAGTCTCCGCGAGATGAGCCGCGCTGCGCTTGGTGACGGGACGGGTCGGGATGCCTGCGTCCTCCAGCACGGCCTGGATCTCGTCCCAGCGCTCGCTCAGCGCGCGGTTGATGTCGTTGCGAAAGGCGATGTCCCCGTAGCGCACACCGATGGTGAACATGGCGACCATGGGCAGCACCGGCAGGTCGATCTCGGGCGTGACCAGCGTGAAACGCAGTTCCGCCTCGTGCCCCGCGAGCGAGGCGGCGGTCGGTCCCCAGAGAATGGCGAGGTCGATCTCTCCCGCCGCAAGGGCCTGCACCATCCCGTCGGTCCCGGCATCGTCCAGCCGGGCCTGCGGGAAATAGCGCAACTGCCCCGCCAACCCGCGCTTGGCCAAGGCCATGACCGGCGGGATCGGATGCCGCGGATCGCCGGCGACCCCGATCCACAGCGATTTCAGCGCCGGGTCATCTAGCGAGGCCGGCAGCGCGGCCCCGCCGTTATGTGTCATGAAGACAAAGCCCGTGGCGTAATAGACCTGCGAGGTCTGGAACCCCTCGCTCTTGTCTGGGATGCTGATCGCCACGTCGCAGCCGCCGGCGTGCATGATGCGGCGCAGCGTGCGGCTGCGGCGGTCGGGCAAGGTGACAAATTGCAACTCGGCCCCCATTGCATCCGCGAGGATCGCGGCCACGCGGTCGTCAATGCCAGTTTCGTCCGCGCGGGTGTAGGGCGCCGCATCCGGCGCCCTGCAGACAGACAGGGTCCAGGCCCCGGCAAGGGACGGCAGGGCCAGCAGCCCTGCCATCCCCAATATCGCCCATGCTGCGCGCATTGCCCTTGTCCCCTTTTGGTTCAGGGCAATGCGAAGACATAGACGGTGCCGCCCTGAGAAACCTCGGTCTTGGTGCCCCAGGCCTGGTCGATGAAGCTTTGGAAGCGCTCAGCATCGACGCCCCAGCCGGTGGTAATGGCGATATGCTGTTTGCCGTCCACCTCGAAGCTGGTGGGCGGCGCAACTACCCCGCCGTCCAGCTTGACCGACCACAGCTCGGCCCCGGTTTCCGCATCCAACGCGCGGAACATTGCGTCGTTGGTGCCGCCCAGGAAGACCACGCCCCCGGCGGTGGACAGGATCGGCCCCCAGTTCGGCGACTTGAAGTTCACCTGCCACTTCTTTTCCAGCGTGCGGATGTCCCAGGCTTGGACCGCGCCGATGTGCTCCTTGGCAGCCTCGGTGGGCGTCATCTCAAGCCCGGAGCCGAGATAGAGCACACCCGGCTCGTATTCGACCGGCGCCCCTTCCATTGCGCCGCAATGGTTCTCGTTTACCGAGATGAACAGCGTTCCGGTCGCCGGGTCATAGGAGTCCGCCGGCCAGTCGCGCCCGCCCCAGGCCGAGGGACAGAACTCGACCCGCTTGCCCAGTTCGGGCAGGTTCTCTTGGTTGTACTCGGGACGCCCTGTCTCGGGATTGAGCCCGGTAAATGCGTTCTGATAGACATAGGGCTTGCCTTCGATGAAGGACAGCTTCCCGTCCGAACGGTCGAGCTTGTAGATATAGCCGTTTCGGGCGAAGCGGACGGCCAGTTTCTGGGTGTCGCCATTCTCGCCCTGAAGGTCGATCAGGGTCGGCGGCACGACCTCGTCCCAGTCCCAGGTGTCGTTCCAGTGATACTGGAAATGGGTGGCGATGGCGCCGTTCTCGGGGTTCAGGCCGATGGTCGAGGCGGTATAAAGGTTGTCGCCCGGCCTCAGCGCGCCCACCCAGGGCGCAGCGTTGCCGACGCCCCAATAGGCCAGCTTCGCTTCGGGGTCGTAGTTGCCGGTGATCCAGACCGGGCCGCCGCCGTTCTGCCATGTGTCGCCCGGCCATGTCTCGCTGCCCGGCTCGCCCGGCGCGGGGATAGTGTAGGTCTTCCACAGCGGATTGCCCGTCCCGGCGTCGAAGGCTTGGACAAAGCCGCGGATGCCAAGTTCCCCTCCGGAAACCCCGGCCATCACCCTGCCGTCCACGACCAGTGGCGCGAGGGTGGAATAATAGCCCTCCATCCAGTCGGCCATGGTCTGCGACCACAGAGGCTCGCCGGTCTTCGCGTCCAGCGCGACGACCATTGCATCCTGGGTGGTGGTGAAGACCTTGTCGTCCCACAGGGCGACGCCACGGTTCGCGGGATGGATCGGCACCAGATCCTCGGGGATCGGATGCTGGTAACGCCAGTGTTCCCCGCCAGTCTTGGCGTCCATGGCGATGACCTGGTTGTCATGGGTCGTCATGAACATGACGCCGTCATTGACGATGGCCGCTGCCTGATGCGCGCCACTGGCGGGCAGGGCAGTGAACTCGGGCGCGGGGCGGTAAGGACCGGTCGGATGGCTCCATACCTGCGTCAGCTGGGCGACATTGTCTTTGGTGATCTGGGTCAGTGGGCTGTGGCCATGGCCGTCATAGGTGCGGCGCGATTGCAGCCAGTTCCGTTCCTCGGGCTGGGTCAGGCGCTCGGCGGTAACGGGGCTGTAGTCGGCGATTTCGGCCGCCGCCGGGCCTGCCAGCACCAGCGCGATCAGCGAAACCGAACGAAGCAGTCCGTGCATCTGGGTTCCTCCTCCCATGTGTCCTGCAGGCCGCGGGAAGGCCTAACGCATGTCCTTGACGTCCTGCGGGATGACGTGCCCGTAAGCATTGCCCCAGCTGTTGCGGGCGAAAGTGGCAATCAGGGCGATCTGCTCGTCGCTGAGATGCTCGCCCAAGGGTGGCATGTAGCCGCGCCCGTTGATGATGATCGAAGCGATATAGGCCGCATCGGCGATATTCTCGTTGCCCGACAGGGGAACGCCCGCCTTGCCGCGCATCCCGTGACAGCGCCGGCAGTTCTGGAAGAACAGCTTTTCGCCATCCGCCATCATCTCGGGGGTGACGCCCTCGGGCAGGGCGACGGGCTCAGTTGGGGCGGCCGTGTCCGTCCCGGCCGGCGGGCCCGCTGTCGGCAGGATCGGAGCGGCGGCGGTCGCAGCTGGGGCAGGTGCTGCTTGTTGGGCTGACGCCCGAGGCGGCAGGGCCGCGCTCAGCATCAATGCACAGGCCATCGGAAATCCCGTTGAGAGGTTCAGGTGCATTTCTCCTCCCGCATCCTGAATTCGGAATTCAGAATGTTAAACGTACAGACTTCTGTCAACTGATTCGCGCGACATCGAAGAAAGCAAAGCGGATCGTCTGCTCAGAACTCGCGTTCGGCCAGAGTGCGCAATAGGGCGTCCTGTGCGCCGAGCACATGTTCTGCCGCCAGCCGTTCCGAGGCTGCCGCATCGCCTGCCAGCAGCGCGTCGAGGATGTCGCGGTGTTGGCGCCAGACGATCTCGCCCCGCTCGGCGTGCAGAAGGACCGCGACCATCACCCGGCGCAGATAATTCCAGTGAGCAGCGGCAGTGTCTGCAATGAAGGGATTGCCCGACATCTCGTAGATAAAGGAATGGAACTGCACGTCGTGGCTTACAGCATCAGACGCATTGCTGCGGTTCCGTGCGGCCTCGCCTTCGGACAAGATCGCCTCGCCCCGTCGGGCAAGCTCAAGGGCGAAGGCTGGCGAGGCGGCAGTGCGCTCTGTCACCAATCGGGCGGCCAGCTGATCCAGCACAATGCGGATCTGGTAGTGGTGAATCACGTCATTGGCGTTCAGCGGCGCCACATAAAGGCCGCGCGCGCCAAGCTCGACCACCAGTCGCTCGTTCTTCAGCAGCAGCAAGGCCTGCTGCACGGGCTGGCGCGATACTCCCAGTGCTGCCGCCAGTTCCTCTTGCACCAGATGGGTGCCGGGGGTCATCTTGCCATCGCATATGCTGTCGCGAATGGCATTGTAGACCTGCTGGGCGCGACTGGGGGCGGTGGCAATCGGCTGCATGTGGTAATTCCTCAGCTTGAATGGCGAGCGGCCGGAAGGTCTCCCTTCCGGCCGCAGGATCCTAGCAGGCTGCGCTGGTCAGCACAAAGTTGACCGAGGTTCAGGTCTGGACATAGCAGATGTGGGTCTCGGTGTATTCGAGCAGGCCGTGCTTGCCATCCGCACCGCCGATGCCCGACTTGCCGCGCCCCGCGTGGAAGCCCTGCATCGCCTCGAAGTTCTCGCGGTTGACGTAGGTTTCGCCGAAACGCAGCTCGTTGCAGGCCCGCATCATGGAGCCGACATTCGTCGTGTAGATCGACGAGGTGAGCCCGTAGGTCGTGTCGTTGGCATGGGCAATCGCCTGGTCGAGGCTGTCCACCTCGACCAGCGGCAGGACCGGGCCAAAGGTCTCGCGGCTGATGATGTCCATGTCCTGATGGCAGTTGACCAGCACGGTGGGCTTGTAGTGGCTGCCAACCCCCAGGTCGGCCACGCCGCCGCCCAGTGCCGCCTCGGCCCCGGCATCGAGTGCCGAGCGCACCAGCGCGTCGATCTTTTCCACGCCCGCGCGGTTGATGATGGGGCCCATGTCGATCTCGTCGTTGCCCAGGGGGTCGCCGTAGCGGACCGCGTCCATCGCCTTGATCAGCTTGTCGGTGAACTCGTCCGCCACCTTGCGGTCCACGTAAACGCGTTCGGCCGCGTTGCAGACCTGCCCCGTGTTCAGCGTCCGCGACTGGGTAATGGCACGGGCAGCCAGGTCGAGGTCGGCGTCCGCCGTCACGATGGCCGGGGCCTTGCCGCCCAGTTCAAGGTTGACCTTGCAAATGTTCCGGGCCGCATCCGCCATGATCTTCGATCCGGTTTCCACGCTGCCGGTGAAACTGACCATGCGCACGTCCGGGTGCAGGGTCAGCGCCCTACCGGTCGTGCCACCCCGGCCATAGACGATGTTGAAGACGCCCTTGGGCAGTCCCGTTTCCGTCACCAGCCGGGCGAACAGAGCGGCGTTGTTCGGCGTTTCCTCGCTGGGCTTGATGACGATGGTGTTGCCGGTGATCAGGGCCGGGGCCATCTTCCGGGCGATCAGGAAGAACGGGAAGTTCCAAGGCAGGATGCCCGCAACGACGCCGATCG contains:
- a CDS encoding class I adenylate-forming enzyme family protein; translated protein: MRQLLTLGGLLDAQARMAPDRLGARDLERALTFGQWNARARRLANALTGLGLVKGDRVAVLAYNRLEWAEIYAACAKAGLIAVPINFRLAPIEIRFIIEDAGAACVVAEDSLYGMIEEVRSDLPIPTNRFIHFGTEAPPAGWQSYEDLIARASDSAPAVAVADSDPWALMYTSGTTGKPKGVIRSHRGMTLVSLVTQVELSIGRNDDALLVMPMCHANSLNFFCSFAHCGGVNTIYSRPSFDPEHALSVMEKIGSTFTSLVPTHYIMMLAAQTSGRNRDLGAMRKMMISSAPARADTKRAVMEMFPNSGLFELYGSSEAGWVTMLHPDEQFTNLGTVGRECIGSAPVRLLDDDGNEVPDGMAGELYSSTPYTFDGYWNQPGKTAEAFRGDYCTVGDMALRDEQGFIRLIDRKKNMIISGGENIYPSEIEAALGACPAVRDVAVIGLPDEKWGERVHAVVVLHDGVGISERELIGWCEDRIARFKLPRSVSFVSDDEIPRTATGKIQHRLLRDRLTERTAAA
- a CDS encoding ABC transporter substrate-binding protein is translated as MRVPLLTRRQALMAALAAGVAAPALARATRPALRVGAILPLAGRGLPLVGVNLSFPAEAARKGLLITSDDLERATPMGTEPHRLLLANAPEAASARRAAERLVERDRATVLIGGFSAKDARAIGAVARDAGALFINIAAPADGLRAEFCGGRTLHLEAPASTYLSALSELYRGQGRNRWHLIHQDDSAHVDLLAQAQADLRRAGAEVTGTSIVSRDSTLFRSALSDLQDSGAEAVLLLTDWLVQLNLLATAEGEGATVPITGFPWAATQTREFYNRCRQLAPNVGGAPRLALWEARLDTAEAAALNADFLARWRIPMDPSAWAAQTALRLVAEATEATGSTSGTDLAAWLSDPVQRPSIGKDTVFNPSDGQLRQPLYAVRVNPAATKELTPQAITEWAELLAQLNPAPAPTGKCGSPAQSG
- a CDS encoding transporter substrate-binding domain-containing protein, whose protein sequence is MRAAWAILGMAGLLALPSLAGAWTLSVCRAPDAAPYTRADETGIDDRVAAILADAMGAELQFVTLPDRRSRTLRRIMHAGGCDVAISIPDKSEGFQTSQVYYATGFVFMTHNGGAALPASLDDPALKSLWIGVAGDPRHPIPPVMALAKRGLAGQLRYFPQARLDDAGTDGMVQALAAGEIDLAILWGPTAASLAGHEAELRFTLVTPEIDLPVLPMVAMFTIGVRYGDIAFRNDINRALSERWDEIQAVLEDAGIPTRPVTKRSAAHLAETE
- a CDS encoding PQQ-dependent dehydrogenase, methanol/ethanol family, which gives rise to MHGLLRSVSLIALVLAGPAAAEIADYSPVTAERLTQPEERNWLQSRRTYDGHGHSPLTQITKDNVAQLTQVWSHPTGPYRPAPEFTALPASGAHQAAAIVNDGVMFMTTHDNQVIAMDAKTGGEHWRYQHPIPEDLVPIHPANRGVALWDDKVFTTTQDAMVVALDAKTGEPLWSQTMADWMEGYYSTLAPLVVDGRVMAGVSGGELGIRGFVQAFDAGTGNPLWKTYTIPAPGEPGSETWPGDTWQNGGGPVWITGNYDPEAKLAYWGVGNAAPWVGALRPGDNLYTASTIGLNPENGAIATHFQYHWNDTWDWDEVVPPTLIDLQGENGDTQKLAVRFARNGYIYKLDRSDGKLSFIEGKPYVYQNAFTGLNPETGRPEYNQENLPELGKRVEFCPSAWGGRDWPADSYDPATGTLFISVNENHCGAMEGAPVEYEPGVLYLGSGLEMTPTEAAKEHIGAVQAWDIRTLEKKWQVNFKSPNWGPILSTAGGVVFLGGTNDAMFRALDAETGAELWSVKLDGGVVAPPTSFEVDGKQHIAITTGWGVDAERFQSFIDQAWGTKTEVSQGGTVYVFALP
- a CDS encoding cytochrome c, which encodes MACALMLSAALPPRASAQQAAPAPAATAAAPILPTAGPPAGTDTAAPTEPVALPEGVTPEMMADGEKLFFQNCRRCHGMRGKAGVPLSGNENIADAAYIASIIINGRGYMPPLGEHLSDEQIALIATFARNSWGNAYGHVIPQDVKDMR
- a CDS encoding GntR family transcriptional regulator, whose translation is MQPIATAPSRAQQVYNAIRDSICDGKMTPGTHLVQEELAAALGVSRQPVQQALLLLKNERLVVELGARGLYVAPLNANDVIHHYQIRIVLDQLAARLVTERTAASPAFALELARRGEAILSEGEAARNRSNASDAVSHDVQFHSFIYEMSGNPFIADTAAAHWNYLRRVMVAVLLHAERGEIVWRQHRDILDALLAGDAAASERLAAEHVLGAQDALLRTLAEREF
- the aldA gene encoding aldehyde dehydrogenase, giving the protein MTVHQNFIAGRFVERTGDDLIDVFNPARDIRISQVPDTTAEGVNEAVDAASRAQRDWERLPAIQRAGFLREISAKIRANAEKIARVISEEQGKILPLARVEAAFTADYIDYMAEWARRIEGEILQSDRPGENIFLFRQPIGVVAGILPWNFPFFLIARKMAPALITGNTIVIKPSEETPNNAALFARLVTETGLPKGVFNIVYGRGGTTGRALTLHPDVRMVSFTGSVETGSKIMADAARNICKVNLELGGKAPAIVTADADLDLAARAITQSRTLNTGQVCNAAERVYVDRKVADEFTDKLIKAMDAVRYGDPLGNDEIDMGPIINRAGVEKIDALVRSALDAGAEAALGGGVADLGVGSHYKPTVLVNCHQDMDIISRETFGPVLPLVEVDSLDQAIAHANDTTYGLTSSIYTTNVGSMMRACNELRFGETYVNRENFEAMQGFHAGRGKSGIGGADGKHGLLEYTETHICYVQT